In Labrus bergylta chromosome 5, fLabBer1.1, whole genome shotgun sequence, the genomic window GTTTTTCAATGTTTGAAACAATGAGGGTTTCTCCAGAGGACTCCTCGGTCTGCAGAGGGATGAGCTCATTTTTGCAGGAAATGACAACTGCCATCAGTAGAAAGACTGTCAGAGAGAAGAGCAATGAATTATGATTTTACAGTACATATTCCACCATTCTGTAGAACTGATAAGAGGATGTAGTGTCTTACACAGGAGTAAAAACAGTGAGGCAAACATTATGCCTAAAGCACCCAAGGCAGTGTTTGTGGAGGCGTCTCCGTGGCTCCGGCAATTAGGCGTCACAGAACAGTCGCACACAGTCCCTTTGAGGCTGTAAACACTAAACTCTCCCTGCAAGGACGAGACCTTCAGATCCACTGTGTGGTTACCGGGATACACGTCATGCTCCTTTACTAAACCAGCCGTGTACCCTGTGAAATAATCCCacaatgaaatgtttgttttgatattttcatgCATTCATACCATCTTAAGGTAGCCTAATATATCATATTTCAGTCTTAAGGATCGCTGGTTCTACCATTGAAGGGATTCAGGTTCCATTTTCCATCGACGTCCCCCAGCAGTTCAAACACGAAAGGCCCTCCAAAGGGATGTTCATCCAGGTCATAGGCTGTGATGTTGGTGGTGGTCGGGCCTTCAAATGCACACACGCTGAACCTGTAGTCTGTCAGCTGAGGCACGTTGTCATTTTGATCTGTCACACAGATGTTAAGTGTTGCGGTGCCTGTCATCGGTGGATCacctgacaaaacaaaaaaggaagtcAAGAACTGAGATTCAATTTGGTTCATTCTTTTcaaaaaaaagactttacacAAGTATTGAGCATGCACTCTGTTTTGAGATTGCAACTAGCATGGGCCTAGATTTTCTATTTTGGCCTTAAGATTTCTTGAGAATTAGGAGTCAGCACTTTTTTATCGTCCATATTTATGCAATTTACAGTATTAAAAAATGCATGTGACACGTTTGTTTCAGGAAGCTGTATTAGATTGCATTAAGTACATCTTGCTCTGTTGAAGTGAATTAATGTAAAttatatttgaattattttatatttcttatttaGTGTTATGATACATTCTATATTTTAGGTCTTTGtaatttttcatttacatttgtgttttgcaaATTGGCTATTTTTGCCTTAAACAAGCTCCATACACTCCACTCAAGATTTACCCTTATCTACTGCATGTAGTAAAACAGTGTAGACCCCATCCACAACATGAGGAGATTCTCTGTCTAGTGAATGGACTGTAGTGATGCTTCCTTTGTGGGGATCCACTGTCACCCAGCCAGCCGGATCATGTCCTACCTCATACCTGTGGAAAAGCATACCAATTGCTTTACAGAGGATACTCCAAATAAGAGCTCAGACATGTAAACTAAATAAACTTCCTACTTACACAAACTCTCCTGCATGACTGGAGTCGGGGTCTACAGCTGTCACTTTCCCTACCCAGATTCCTGTGGGAATGTTCTCCTCCACCTTGGTCTCTTTGACAGTCTCAGTGAACACCGGGGGGTGGTTGATTTCCTCGATTTCAATCACAACTTTCACAGAATGAAGCAGAGCTGGATTATTGGGATCACCAGTTTTTGTCACGTCAACTTTCCACAGGCCTGAAGACgtcctctccttcactttgCAGGAGAAATATGGGGACTCGTTTTCCACGGAGATGAAAAGCACCCTTTGTGCTCCATCCTTATAGCGCAAAGGCTAAAATTGTAAAGCAGTAATTGCACTGAATTATCAGTTGTTATTTGCAAAACATTTGAGAATATAATTAGTAAGCAAACATACTGGGACAAACATTCATGTAGTAATTACATGTTGAAGTTGGATGTCACTGTAATGTAAAGCATGTGGTCAAACTGCACTCACTTTTACTACTTTCAGCACTCCGTCATTGGTGTGTGGGTCTGTTTCGATCTTAAAGTTCTCTTTCTCGTCACCCTGTATACTGAACCTGGCTCTCCATGCAGGGCTGTATGGGCTGTCTCTGTCCGTCACATGCAGGAGCAGAGGAGACACCCCAATCTCGTCTTCCTTTACTTTGCCAGAGCCCTGGTTTAATTCACAGCGCAGAGGTCAGGGCAGAAAATGTAGAATGTCATGTTTCACCTGAGTTTGTCTTATGCCAGTGTAAAATTAACTGGGTAAATAAACTGTGTTAGTTTTAACATTGAAAATTGAAATTTGATGAATCTGTAGTAAATGTTCCTTGTATCACCATGtagtttttgtcttcttttttttgatggatGATCCCCTATATATAACTCCTGGAGAAATCAGACAACCATCTTAATTGctgtaaattattttgttttagctATAGGGATTTACATTTGGGCTGTAAGATGAATGCCTTTCTTCAGCAGTGTTAACTTAaagaaatggttaaaaaaaaaaagaaaaccaaggaCCAACACTACAGACAAAGGCGGTTTGACATAATTTGCAACCACtttaatacatttctaataTCAATGTCAAGGATCAATCTGGTAGTGTGGAtccctttttaaatctttaacttATTGCTTATTTATTCTATCagtttttacattgtgtttattacattttttttattcaatccCTGTCTAAAtacaatcatttaaaatgtatatccGCCAATCTCTAGAAATTTATAATAGTTGTACAAttttaaaagaggaaaaaatggcACAACAATGACTTCctatattgttttctttttgttcaccATTTCCCCATGTGCCTGTCATTATGAAAAATGTGGAGAGATTATTTTAAGCGTATAGCACAGAACATTTCACTCATTTGCACAGTTTGAGTTTACAGGGGTGATTAGTGCACACACATGTAGAAGCATGATGAACTGTGTGATCTACAGAAACTGTGCAATGTAGCCAAACTATCTGCCTACTGTTTGTCCGCTGATGTTCGGGAGGTGGTTGTTGCCGTCCTGGACACGAATGAGAACAGTGGTTGAACTGGACagactgatgacatcaccattATCCCTGGCCTCCACTAACAGTGTATAAACTCCTGTAGCctaacacaaacaaaggaaGAGTGTCAGATGTAtaggtttttttcttcttctacattaATAAGTGCATTATATTTCCGAAGCAGCTTCTTTATTTTGCACAACATGCATTATGCTAAATGGGTGTGTGGTTTGTTCTTGTGCTATGCTGtccttcattttaaatgtgtacaCACTGATGCTTTTATACACCTGAAGTTCCTAACAGATAAATAAGATTATTTGAAGTTGAAGTTGATTAAATATGAAGATTTGCAAGAAGTTGAATATTACTGAGATGAACCCAATATCAAAGTAAACACATCCTTACAGCTCAGTGTACTTCCCGTAATGCACTTTTtaaacacttacatgacatttCAAAATGCTGACACTCATGTACAACAAgccatttaaaacacagtgtaTCTCACATTCTGAAATGCTAACAAAGGGTACACTTGCCTCGTGATCCAAACATCCTTTGAACGAGATTATTCCAGACTTTTTGAGGAAAAATTCAGTGTCTGAAATGTATGGAGACACAGATTTGATTCTATAGTCAACTGCTGAGTTTGGTGTCCCGCTCTGGTCCAGGTCATAGGCCGAAATACTCAGGAGATCTGAGCCTGATGGGAAACGaccaaacattaaaatctgctagatttaaaaatgaagcctattaaaaaaagagatatggGATCTGCTGTTGTTATATTCTTTACCTTGTTCTTTCTCCTCTGGGACGTCGATCTCATACAGATTGACATCAAACTGTGGAGGGTTGTCATTTATGTCCAGTATTTCAATATCAATTCCTAATTTAGTGTCAATAGAAAAATCTGCCTTCCTTGTCATCATTATCACCTAAGGATCAAAAAAGAGACCTTAAAGTCAGAGACAGTATGAAGACATAACACCATGTATGGTGaagttgctgttgtttttacagaTGATACAGATGTTCTGAGGCGGTCCTAAAACAAcacatacattttcacatgtacatttttttattgcaaagatTATTACCTCTATTTGTACCCCCTAACTTCAGTTCAAACTCAGTGGAGGTTAATATAAAGCTTCTGCATTCTGAGATACTTTCTTGCAAAGTAATGTCTTTTTTCTAAGACCATTATGTCAACCAAATTCctgttgatttgttttggttGTATAAGAAGAGAATTTCCACGCCAAAGACTAACTCTGAcagatatttatttgattaCTCAGTCGTTTAAGGCTCATTGTCTATGGCCTAAGTCTGTAAACACTAATCTTTTTTACAGGAGTGAGATGTAAAATCAAACTGTTTACTGCCAAGAATATAATCTCATTCCTGAAGTACACCAACCACAGAACAGTGGGTCAAATAACTCTGAAGTACTTATTTTGGCTGTTTGTAATGAAAACATAACCAGACCGCTGTATAGGTAAGATTAGGATAATGTTTCAGACCTTAAGCTTTTTGTGCGTCTCGTAGTCCACAGGCTTGTTGACAAACACATTGCCCGATTCTTCATCAATGGACAGGACTCCCTCTGGCTCCTCATCCACACCCGGCCCAGACAGCTCAAAGGAGACGTCATAGTTCTTCTCTTTCTGGAGTTTTATCTACACCACAACACCAAACACTTTATAGTCAGCCTTCAGGAGCCGGACACTTTTGTTAAGTGAAGAATGAATTTAAATTTTTCAAAAAGAAGATACTTTATTGGATAGAAGAGATAAAGATTGAAGAAACTGTAAAAGTCAAGACACAGCTCTTTACAGACAAAgaccacaaaataaaaaagttactTTCTTCACAGGTTTGCATACAAAAGGATGAGCTTGGTTACTGTATACATCATATATATCAAAGGGTCTATCAATAGATGAATTTGTATTCAAATGAATGATTGAAAAAATTCATCGTTTTCTAGTAAAACAACTCATTTAACTATTGTGTTTTTCACTCAGTGGATTTCTCACCTTGCCCAAAACATAGGGAAAGGGTCCTTTATGCCCCTCCTCAATGGTGAAGGAGTCGATGATCCAGGTCCTCCTGTGGCGGCTCAGCAGCTCTGAGCACAATGCGCTTGGAAAATAATAAATCTGAAAACAGACAGCCGACCAAACCTGAAAATCAGTTCTGTTCACCAGGACAGTCATGCTCTGGTTGGATTTTACCTTTGAATGTAATCTGTTCATCTAGGAATTTACCAAGCCTTGTAAGTCAACAATAACATCATTGGTgtgtgaacccccccccccccccccccccctccccaccggattacTGATGGAtggtctgcctccccccacccgcCTTGCTCCCTTTCCCTATCTCTTCCTGcttcttatcccatctctccctatccctttccaaccccggcgcagtctaggcctgtgaaggctgtttcgtcatgagccggggatccggccgaagatttctgccttttaataaggcagttttttcttaccactgcaacttttgctgctttgctaaagtgctcatgatggataggctgggttgttgtaatatagcaataagtaaggtctctatacaaataaattgaattgaaattgaactGAACTTATGCACCTTCTGactaaacccaacccttctgTGAAATTCATTAAAAAGGTGAATTTCACACCAATAATAGCAAATTACAAAAGAAGAGAAgtaaatcaaaaatgaaagtAACATCAACGAGgtttgaagatgttttaaaCTTACCAGGAGGAAGAAGCAGCGCATGATGCTTGTTCAGATGACCAGACTGTAAAGTGTTTGCTGTTCTGACTTTTGAGCAAATGAAGACGAGACGCTGCCCTCCCTGCTGTACACAcccacttgtgtgtgtgtgtgtgtgtgtgtgtgtgtgtgtgtgtgtgtgtgtgtgtgtgtgtgtgtgtgtgtgtgtgtgtgtgcacgtgcgtgtgcgtgtgcgtgtgtgtttgtgcgtgtgtgtgtgtgtgtgtgtgtgtgtgtgtgtgtgtgtgtgtgtgtgtgtgttcatcaagaaatgttcaacctttttcgTCACTGTTTGCGCAAGAAGTTTTCCTGAGAATTGAGCGAAGCGTGCGCAGATAAGATCAGGCTTTTGAAACAAAACCACTCAGCCACAATAACTGCTTGACAatcaccccaccccaccccaccccaccccaccccacccctgcAAAATGATTAAGAAGACAATGTCCCCTCACTTATGTTTTCAATGATTTAACGTCCATTTGATGGTCCTAGATTTTTATGACGCTGTCCGTCAGGTTCAGGCTGTAGTTTCCCCTGAAGCATTGAGCAGCTTAACATAACCAGAAAATGCGTTGTTCATTCctataaacactttttttgtcttactttattgttaaacagaaaaaagttgTGAAAGGTCTAGAATTGGAGCTAACAGAAAAGTTGCATTGGCAGgacaatgttttgatttcagaaACAATATATTTAGTAACATGAGCTTTCTGTTCACAATTCATCTTAAGACAAACATTATCCaactatttttgtttattttcattcacttctttacatttctttcctTCCCTCACTGTACAAAATTCATTGTTTATCAACTGCAAGTcgtgaggtaaaaaaaaaaaatggagaaggAATCCATTAAAACAAGCTGAAAATAAGGGTATGAAGAATGTAAGAATAATTCAGAAAAATCTCTCTATGTACAGTTCATGGTTCCTTCctccaatacacacacacagaacccaACCTTCAACTTATAAACCAAAGGAAAGGTTGAAGGCAGTGAGAAGAACCAGTGTTTGGAAGACAGTCTTTAATCAAATCACATCCAAACGCCTCGTCCCTCAGACAGTAGTGAcctggagagaagagagagcttTGTCTGAAGATGATGAGGGAGTCTGACTTTTCACCTTCTCTCTTCGTTTAAGAGTGCCGGTGTTTGTTTCCTCATCATCTGACCTGACCACGGGAGTGTTTCTCCCATTGGCGTTGGTTGTTTGACTGTCGCAAGACGAGTTTGAAGACGTAGAGGACAAGCGAGGCTTGGTGTCAAGGTCCTCAGAGACGTGTTGAAAGAGTCCATTACTGATGACTtccacattgttgttgtttccttgGACTGTGAGTCAAATAAGAATTTGTCAAGGAtgttgttacaatgttacaactTTATTTTGCAGATGCTTTTGCCTAAATTGACATACGTACATAACGAACAATGAATTTGACAGGAAAGCAAACAAAGTGAGTAAGTGACAAAATAATTGTGCAGCTGGTTTTGTAACCTCTGTTCAATTTCTATGAATACCTGGCAGTGGAGAGGTGTGAGCCGCCTCTTCTCCCCCAGAGCTGAAGAAGACGTCCAAGGTGTCTTGGTCGGCGATGTCAGTCAACTCCATCTGGTCCAGCAAGTCCACATTCACCTCCATTGATGAGATGCTGCCAATTGGAGCTagagggaagagaaagagatggaattatgcacatactgtatgaaGGTGTCGTTTCCTTCATTCAAAATGCCACTCAGACTTACGTCTCTTATAGTCTCGGATACAAAGGTGTGCTGAGGACAAGTAGACGTCCACATCATGCTGGAAGACCTCCTCGAAGAAACGCTGCTGCTCTCTCATCTTGAGCTGCTGTGTTGAGTCTACATCTGGAAGCCTCTGGCCACGCTCCGTCTCAGCTAACATTTAAAGCACATGTACAGGAAGTTAGATACAAGCTCAGGTACAAATTTTCACCTTATAGTCTACCTGGAGTTTAATTCAACAAACACCACTTGAGAGGATTTCACCCTACAGTTATGTGGAGTTAGATATGCCACGCAGGGAAATTCTTTGATGCTGTGTAATGAAAAATAGTTTAAGGCCCATTTTACAGGCCAACAAGGGACAATGTGACCAGCCAGGAGGGGGAGACATTTAGCTGTTAAAAAAGAGGAATGCCCTTTTTAGGCACTCCATTGTGACTGTCTGTTCAGATTTAATAGAGCACGGAGACATTGTGAAAAGTcagtcacatttaaaacagagatTAATGTCATTGTTGATATTTTAGCTGTAACAGTTTATGCTCCTATTTGTCACTGACAGTCTTGTTGATTTTGCTCGCACATTTACTCAGTCAGCTCTGTTACACTGATTCATCTACAAAAGCAAGCTGTCAGGTCTTCGCCACGTTAATCTTATTTAAGATACCTTACAATCCTGTTTTCCCTCTCATCAGCACCTTGCTAATAAAGctgagtgcatgtgtgcaagTGAAGGAACGAAAAGCAAGAGGGGTGAGCCGAGAGGCGATAGGGCCCAGCAAAACTATCTGAGAGTGAGACAACACATACATCTGGATTGGGAAGACATTGTCAAATCTCTGCAGTTCATACAATAtctaaaatgttgaataaaacaacCATGTAgaagaagatttaaaaagtcGAGACAAAAAGTATTCAGTTTGATGGCTTTTACAAATGAGAAGTCAGGAGCTAAAACAGCTTCTTTACTCAACGTGCTAAAGCATTCATGTCCTATTGGGCACGAGGCACAGTTTGCTGACACAAAAATTAACTTTGTATGAAGATTTGGTGGTGCTGTTCTTACTCTATGAAATTTGACCattttttgctgtatttttgGGTGCTGACTTGAATGCCCACCAGTGGGGACCCCATCCACTTAGTATAGCCTACTTGTGATGCTATACAAAATGTTTGCTAATGTAGGCTATAAGCTAATATTGGCTAGCTTGCGAGCCCTAAACATCCTTGGTGATGCTGTCTAATTTATTGACTTCCAGTGGCTCATTTCCACTACAGGAAAGATCGACCGAAAACAAATATGTAGCTAGAGAtagcagcctgttagctaagcaagacaaaagaaaacacgtTACTGCCTGGCTCTGTCAGTTGG contains:
- the cdh27 gene encoding cadherin-like protein 26 isoform X1 translates to MNRLHSKVKSNQSMTVLVNRTDFQVWSAVCFQIYYFPSALCSELLSRHRRTWIIDSFTIEEGHKGPFPYVLGKIKLQKEKNYDVSFELSGPGVDEEPEGVLSIDEESGNVFVNKPVDYETHKKLKVIMMTRKADFSIDTKLGIDIEILDINDNPPQFDVNLYEIDVPEEKEQGSDLLSISAYDLDQSGTPNSAVDYRIKSVSPYISDTEFFLKKSGIISFKGCLDHEATGVYTLLVEARDNGDVISLSSSTTVLIRVQDGNNHLPNISGQTGSGKVKEDEIGVSPLLLHVTDRDSPYSPAWRARFSIQGDEKENFKIETDPHTNDGVLKVVKPLRYKDGAQRVLFISVENESPYFSCKVKERTSSGLWKVDVTKTGDPNNPALLHSVKVVIEIEEINHPPVFTETVKETKVEENIPTGIWVGKVTAVDPDSSHAGEFVYEVGHDPAGWVTVDPHKGSITTVHSLDRESPHVVDGVYTVLLHAVDKGDPPMTGTATLNICVTDQNDNVPQLTDYRFSVCAFEGPTTTNITAYDLDEHPFGGPFVFELLGDVDGKWNLNPFNGYTAGLVKEHDVYPGNHTVDLKVSSLQGEFSVYSLKGTVCDCSVTPNCRSHGDASTNTALGALGIMFASLFLLLFFLLMAVVISCKNELIPLQTEESSGETLIVSNIEKPGTDCKVEDSVLRVSIDNMRQNVAYRQSLHGGKQNTPVFTKQVLHRNSGYQRTKNRTCRVNISQTSWNSLKARGYSHNQQIEARGTTNTFLKRNSSFASDAVLLALLHRRLSSLQQAEEHVDYQPHLYADEGDLDKLSELEDITIPDQDSFHKALNNLGPKFNDLASISRESNRKK
- the cdh27 gene encoding cadherin-like protein 26 isoform X2, with amino-acid sequence MRCFFLLIYYFPSALCSELLSRHRRTWIIDSFTIEEGHKGPFPYVLGKIKLQKEKNYDVSFELSGPGVDEEPEGVLSIDEESGNVFVNKPVDYETHKKLKVIMMTRKADFSIDTKLGIDIEILDINDNPPQFDVNLYEIDVPEEKEQGSDLLSISAYDLDQSGTPNSAVDYRIKSVSPYISDTEFFLKKSGIISFKGCLDHEATGVYTLLVEARDNGDVISLSSSTTVLIRVQDGNNHLPNISGQTGSGKVKEDEIGVSPLLLHVTDRDSPYSPAWRARFSIQGDEKENFKIETDPHTNDGVLKVVKPLRYKDGAQRVLFISVENESPYFSCKVKERTSSGLWKVDVTKTGDPNNPALLHSVKVVIEIEEINHPPVFTETVKETKVEENIPTGIWVGKVTAVDPDSSHAGEFVYEVGHDPAGWVTVDPHKGSITTVHSLDRESPHVVDGVYTVLLHAVDKGDPPMTGTATLNICVTDQNDNVPQLTDYRFSVCAFEGPTTTNITAYDLDEHPFGGPFVFELLGDVDGKWNLNPFNGYTAGLVKEHDVYPGNHTVDLKVSSLQGEFSVYSLKGTVCDCSVTPNCRSHGDASTNTALGALGIMFASLFLLLFFLLMAVVISCKNELIPLQTEESSGETLIVSNIEKPGTDCKVEDSVLRVSIDNMRQNVAYRQSLHGGKQNTPVFTKQVLHRNSGYQRTKNRTCRVNISQTSWNSLKARGYSHNQQIEARGTTNTFLKRNSSFASDAVLLALLHRRLSSLQQAEEHVDYQPHLYADEGDLDKLSELEDITIPDQDSFHKALNNLGPKFNDLASISRESNRKK
- the LOC109983922 gene encoding dysbindin, with the protein product MSSSSANLHNKLLPSETERGQRLPDVDSTQQLKMREQQRFFEEVFQHDVDVYLSSAHLCIRDYKRPPIGSISSMEVNVDLLDQMELTDIADQDTLDVFFSSGGEEAAHTSPLPVQGNNNNVEVISNGLFQHVSEDLDTKPRLSSTSSNSSCDSQTTNANGRNTPVVRSDDEETNTGTLKRREKVKSQTPSSSSDKALSSLQVTTV